The Daucus carota subsp. sativus chromosome 7, DH1 v3.0, whole genome shotgun sequence genome window below encodes:
- the LOC108194731 gene encoding uncharacterized protein LOC108194731 yields MASPFYSGYWNHPNEPRYSPSSIPLKRKPETASPKVISIPVHFVDSKNNRVKTGLNRSDAALRIQKVFRGFLLRRSVDRIVKIKNEVEEIERRIAKKETVELIRKDSKERLRINETLMALLFKLDSVRGIDFGVRDLRKRVIKKAIALQEKVDALVELPSQSSHEENEAVVDKDDSPVCDEEMPIENPPAAISADIMPIENAPAAMSNDDMPIENHVMPIENPSAAISAEDMPIENDVMPIEVSPAAASVDNMPIENEEMPIEDVIDSMDQSQDFEEEGNCVVKEVIEDCNTMNSKTEMQMQMHDEEADDCSEGVQPQAEEDTGEVTMGDHEKTVIEEAGEKKSNEDLQSQMIRMMSELVEKNEQQTRMINSLTHRVGQLEKAFLCDKLRRSNKKKKRQHDAAADEKQP; encoded by the coding sequence ATGGCAAGCCCATTTTACTCCGGCTACTGGAACCACCCTAATGAGCCACGCTATTCTCCTTCTTCTATTCCGCTCAAGCGCAAGCCTGAGACTGCGTCTCCCAAGGTCATTTCTATTCCTGTCCACTTTGTCGACTCGAAAAATAACCGAGTCAAGACTGGTTTGAACAGATCAGATGCTGCCTTGAGGATCCAGAAGGTGTTCAGAGGCTTTTTGCTTAGGAGAAGTGTCGACagaattgttaaaattaaaaacgaGGTCGAGGAAATAGAGAGGAGAATTGCGAAAAAAGAAACTGTGGAATTGATCCGTAAGGATTCCAAGGAGCGGCTGAGGATTAATGAGACGCTGATGGCTTTGCTATTCAAACTTGATTCGGTTCGCGGAATTGATTTTGGTGTCAGGGATTTGAGGAAACGCGTTATTAAGAAAGCTATTGCGTTACAGGAGAAAGTCGACGCACTTGTTGAGCTCCCATCGCAATCATCACACGAAGAAAATGAGGCCGTGGTGGATAAGGATGATTCTCCGGTTTGCGATGAGGAGATGCCAATTGAGAATCCTCCTGCTGCTATTTCAGCTGATATTATGCCAATTGAGAACGCTCCTGCTGCTATGTCGAACGATGATATGCCAATTGAGAATCATGTGATGCCAATTGAGAATCCTTCTGCTGCTATCTCGGCTGAAGATATGCCAATTGAGAATGATGTGATGCCAATTGAGGTCTCTCCTGCTGCTGCCTCGGTCGATAATATGCCAATTGAGAACGAGGAGATGCCAATCGAGGATGTGATCGACTCGATGGATCAGTCACAGGACTTTGAAGAGGAAGGCAATTGTGTTGTAAAGGAGGTTATTGAGGACTGCAACACAATGAACTCAAAAACTGAAATGCAGATGCAGATGCACGATGAAGAGGCGGATGATTGCAGCGAGGGAGTGCAACCACAGGCAGAGGAGGATACTGGAGAAGTCACGATGGGAGATCACGAGAAGACTGTGATTGAGGAGGCAGGAGAGAAGAAGAGCAACGAGGACTTGCAGAGTCAGATGATAAGGATGATGAGTGAGCTGGTTGAGAAGAATGAGCAACAAACTCGGATGATCAACTCCTTGACTCACAGGGTTGGACAGTTAGAGAAGGCCTTCTTGTGCGATAAGCTTCGCAGGAGTAACAAAAAGAAGAAGCGGCAGCACGATGCAGCTGCAGATGAAAAGCAGCCTTGA
- the LOC108195870 gene encoding protein ESSENTIAL FOR POTEXVIRUS ACCUMULATION 1 isoform X2, whose translation MAERKLNLPDDLLSSKSADQSWIPHVEASGGNADEKMLGMLDESKDLLVSESSIPLSPQWLYAKPSDTKMEMRAPSTLSLGNSADANQKEAWRPEGADEKKDWRRIPTDADSGRRWREEERETGLLGRRDRRKTDRRVENAPGRESPDNRTVPAADRWHDVNNRGASHEAKRDGKWSSRWGPDDKEKEARTEKRADAEKEDVHGDNQMNVNNNRAVSERDADARDKWRPRHRMEGNSSGPGSYRAAPGFGPERGRVEGSNVGFAVGRGRASAVVRPPSSGPIGDADFDKERSVPGKLSFSREAYCYPRAKLLDIYRRHQHDPSFATMPDSLEEIPSVTQLTTVDPLAFVAPSIEEEAIVADIWNGKVINSGSSYNAYRKAKSSENSGDVVDLEDTTSKQGSLPVSISEMLVDSSERYQDDDVNQADDARFFPNEGDVHHDMARKTPMTLEGIGLDKITSKMSISNDSSRAQELSDAYQFASHMKNSDLAFAKHPLFDGIESNSSLSNVTTLAVDLSSSHDVKSSEQYYFGNKQVSEERPDYSEYQLERITPPEELSLFYCDPQGEIQGPFLGVDIISWFEQGFFGADLPVRLADASEETPFRQLGDVMPHLQGMTEYASNPDRSSKVETSGAFEGMLDAKLSASLPVPEMMDNPRWQMSDFDGISANNVQSRMSEHEGLLDVPYSEGQSFQEFVAQDEEIVFPGRPGSSGNPGRTSRGAGDLPASMFGEPSAKELLDSRMQSSKSNQLHPFGLLWSELEGTYSRNDNNSNMPFNGGIQDQHMNSIGLRGASLASADSTHGADSWPDAYRSNMPSEANMYHDVMDDIQLSRFDQESKRFDLAENLLPQQFQQHHLQQHNMLSHGHLNDPILERVSNRNMMHQQQLASQTGQDLEHLLALQLQQQRQLQLQQHHQLQQQQQQQILLKEQQQTQARHQLLEQLLQNQMGEPVRGQSRLDAVRSINAVDQVLLNQHMVNELQRPHHLSSNVDPSIEHLIQAKFGQTMHHGHQQSDLMDLISRSKHGQMQPMEHQILQEQLNGRQLAMGLRQRVEMEERQRGSAWPVDESIQFLGNSGGGAHRSGSAGIGQLEFYQQQQRPSPEEHMSNLERNLSLQDRIQRGLYNPSLMQFERSMSLPGGGPGMSLDMINSMARGQGLGMQEPSARMQPAGQGPGFSGVYSHQSSHPSSANLFHPSHLDAVEGQWSENNGQPPSDWMDSRIQQLQINERHKRQSEAGRAAEDPSLWMSAGSSDDTSKRLLMELLQQKPGHQPTEQLDATGVSYDKRLPPSSHSNHSFNLLSDREPDLNQPFAMGSYGSNSGGPLHNKVIEEQVGLETTERFLLRSNSGALNDRAQYFSGMNENSQAIYPNANMTGKSSTDFLDLERKMHGSKSEVGTRKISASESSDEFVQHEGVAASNRGDMPNNVMSRHTSQAGAAAGIYDNKMQRSSSVGEDVKDRMAAVPLKRQENVLSKRPPVSRAASSQEGLSELASETIVRGKNILGGSTLPSEGRREAGGNPPNQTAEILSSKKDVRYRRTSSCGDADVSETTSFSDMLKSNAKKPPQPESHAAAAATESSEGGRSGKKKGKKGRQIDPALLGFKVTSNRIMMGEIQHADDL comes from the exons ATGGCTGAAAGAAAGCTCAATCTCCCCGACGATCTCCTCTCCTCCAAATCTGCCGATCAGTCCTGGATCCCTCACG TTGAAGCTTCTGGAGGGAATGCAGATGAAAAGATGTTAGGGATGCTTGATGAATCAAAAG ATCTATTGGTATCTGAAAGCAGCATTCCGTTGTCTCCCCAGTGGCTTTATGCTAAACCAAGCGACACCAAGATG GAAATGCGGGCACCTAGCACTTTATCACTTGGAAATTCTGCTGATGCCAATCAAAAAGAAGCTTGGCGTCCAGAGGGAGCTGATGAAAAGAAGGATTGGAGAAGAATACCGACTGATGCTGATAGTGGGCGACGCTGGCGTGAGGAAGAAAGAGAGACCGGCTTGCTTGGTAGAAGAGATCGCAGGAAAACTGATCGTCGTGTAGAAAATGCTCCTGGACGAGAAAGCCCAGATAACAGAACTGTGCCTGCAGCTGATAGGTGGCATGATGTTAATAACCGTGGTGCCAGTCACGAAGCTAAGCGTGATGGCAAATGGTCATCAAGGTGGGGTCCTGATGACAAAGAGAAGGAAGCTCGAACTGAGAAAAGAGCAGATGCTGAGAAGGAAGATGTTCATGGTGACAATCAAATGAATGTAAATAACAACCGTGCAGTTTCTGAGCGTGATGCAGACGCGCGTGACAAGTGGAGGCCACGTCATAGAATGGAGGGAAACTCTAGTGGACCAGGTTCTTACCGTGCTGCACCGGGGTTTGGACCAGAAAGAGGACGAGTAGAGGGTTCAAATGTGGGGTTTGCAGTTGGACGTGGGAGGGCTAGTGCAGTTGTTCGCCCTCCCTCTTCTGGTCCCATTGGTGATGCAGATTTTGACAAGGAGAGAAGCGTACCTGGGAAACTAAGCTTTTCACGTGAGGCGTATTGCTATCCGAGAGCAAAGCTTCTTGATATATACCGTAGACACCAGCATGATCCGTCTTTTGCTACCATGCCTGACAGTTTGGAGGAAATACCTTCTGTAACACAACTAACTACTGTTGATCCACTAGCTTTTGTGGCTCCTAGCATAGAGGAGGAG GCCATTGTTGCTGATATATGGAATGGAAAAGTTATCAATAGTGGCTCATCATATAATGCGTATAGAAAGGCTAAATCAAGTGAGAATTCTGGTG ATGTAGTAGACTTGGAAGATACCACTAGTAAACAGGGTAGTTTGCCTGTGAGTATATCAGAGATGCTGGTCGATTCCTCGGAAAGATACCAAGATGATGATGTGAATCAGGCTGACGATGCTAGATTTTTTCCCAATG AGGGAGATGTTCATCATGATATGGCACGGAAGACTCCCATGACTCTCGAGGGGATAGGTTTGGATAAAATTACATCGAAAATGTCAATCAGTAATGATAGCAGTCGTGCTCAAGAATTGAGTGATGCTTACCAATTCGCTTCTCATATGAAAAATTCTGATTTAGCTTTCGCCAAGCATCCTCTTTTCGATGGAATTGAATCCAACTCTTCACTTAGCAATGTTACTACTCTTGCTGTTGATCTAAGCTCGTCACATGATGTTAAATCCTCAGAGCAGTATTATTTTGGCAACAAGCAAGTATCAGAAGAAAGACCAGACTATAGTGAATATCAGCTGGAGAGGATTACCCCACCGGAGGAGTTGAGCCTTTTCTATTGTGATCCTCAGGGAGAAATTCAGGGGCCTTTTCTTGGGGTAGATATAATTTCATGGTTCGAACAAGGTTTTTTTGGAGCAGACTTGCCTGTGCGCTTGGCAGATGCTTCTGAGGAGACACCTTTTCGACAATTGGGTGATGTCATGCCACACCTACAAGGTATGACCGAGTATGCCAGTAACCCAGATAGAAGCTCTAAAGTAGAAACCTCTGGAGCATTTGAGGGGATGTTGGATGCCAAGTTATCAGCTTCTCTTCCTGTACCTGAAATGATGGACAATCCACGATGGCAAATGTCTGATTTTGATGGTATCTCAGCAAATAATGTGCAGTCAAGAATGTCTGAGCATGAAGGTTTATTGGACGTTCCTTATTCTGAGGGTCAATCCTTTCAAGAATTTGTTGCTCAAGACGAAG AAATAGTTTTTCCCGGACGACCTGGAAGTAGTGGCAACCCTGGGAGAACATCCAGGGGTGCAGGTGATCTCCCTGCAAGTATGTTTGGTGAACCTTCTGCAAAGGAGTTGTTAGATTCTCGCATGCAGAGCTCCAAAAGTAACCAGTTGCATCCATTTGGGTTATTATGGTCTGAACTTGAAGGAACATATTCGAGGAATGATAATAACTCAAATATGCCTTTCAATGGTGGGATTCAAGATCAGCACATGAACTCTATTGGTCTAAGGGGTGCTTCTTTAGCTTCAGCAGATTCGACTCATGGTGCTGATTCATGGCCTGATGCTTATAGAAGCAACATGCCGTCTGAAGCAAACATGTATCACGACGTCATGGATGATATACAGTTGTCACGTTTTGATCAAGAATCAAAGCGCTTTGATTTAGCAGAAAATCTTTTACCTCAACAATTTCAGCAACATCATCTGCAACAACACAATATGTTATCTCATGGACACCTGAATGATCCGATCCTGGAGCGAGTTTCAAATAGGAACATGATGCACCAGCAGCAGTTGGCGAGTCAAACAGGACAAGATCTGGAACACCTTTTGGCACTGCAGCTTCAGCAGCAACGACAACTTCAGCTTCAACAACACCACCAGCTGCAGCAGCAACAACAGCAGCAAATTCTTCTAAAAGAACAGCAGCAGACACAAGCCCGACATCAACTCCTTGAACaattgttgcagaatcaaatgGGTGAACCTGTTCGTGGGCAGTCTCGTCTTGATGCTGTAAGGTCTATTAATGCTGTAGATCAAGTTTTGTTAAATCAGCATATGGTAAATGAATTACAACGTCCCCATCACCTTTCAAGTAATGTGGATCCATCTATTGAGCATCTTATTCAAGCTAAATTCGGTCAAACAATGCATCATGGACATCAACAAAGTGATTTGATGGATCTTATATCGCGTTCAAAGCATGGGCAGATGCAGCCTATGGAACATCAAATCCTTCAAGAGCAGCTGAACGGACGGCAATTGGCAATGGGTTTGAGGCAGCGTGTGGAGATGGAGGAGAGACAGCGTGGTTCTGCCTGGCCTGTTGATGAGTCTATCCAGTTCCTCGGTAATTCTGGCGGTGGTGCTCATCGTTCGGGCTCTGCAGGAATTGGACAATTAGAATTTTACCAACAACAACAAAGACCATCTCCGGAGGAGCATATGAGCAACCTTGAACGGAATCTTTCATTGCAAGACCGAATTCAGCGAGGTCTTTATAATCCGAGCTTAATGCAATTTGAGAGGTCAATGTCTTTGCCTGGCGGTGGTCCTGGAATGAGCCTGGATATGATCAATTCAATGGCTCGTGGTCAAGGTTTGGGTATGCAGGAACCAAGTGCGCGAATGCAGCCTGCTGGCCAAGGTCCTGGGTTCTCTGGTGTCTACTCCCACCAATCTAGCCATCCTTCATCTGCAAATTTGTTCCACCCTTCTCATTTGGATGCCGTCGAGGGACAGTGGTCTGAGAATAATGGTCAACCACCTAGTGACTGGATGGATTCTAGGATTCAGCAATTACAAATTAATGAAAGGCAcaaaaggcaatctgaagctgGAAGGGCTGCTGAAGACCCAAGTTTATGGATGTCGGCCGGAAGCAGCGATGATACATCAAAGAGGTTGCTTATGGAACTGCTTCAGCAGAAACCAGGTCACCAGCCTACTGAGCAATTAGATGCAACTGGGGTATCCTATGATAAAAGGCTACCACCTTCTAGTCACTCAAATCATTCATTTAATCTTCTGTCAGATCGAGAACCAGATCTGAATCAACCATTTGCCATGGGTTCTTATGGTTCTAATTCAGGTGGGCCACTGCATAACAAAGTAATTGAAGAGCAGGTTGGTCTGGAAACCACTGAAAGGTTCTTGCTTAGATCTAATTCTGGAGCATTAAATGATAGAGCTCAATACTTTTCTGGTATGAATGAGAACTCTCAGGCAATATACCCAAATGCAAACATGACTGGCAAGTCTTCTACCGATTTTTTAGATTTGGAGCGAAAAATGCATGGTTCTAAGAGTGAAGTTGGAACAAGGAAAATATCTGCATCAGAGTCTAGTGATGAATTTGTTCAGCATGAAGGGGTGGCTGCTAGCAATCGTGGTGATATGCCGAATAATGTCATGAGTAGGCATACTTCGCAAGCTG GTGCGGCTGCTGGCATATATGATAACAAAATGCAGAGGAGCAGCTCTGTTGGAGAAGATGTTAAAGATAG GATGGCAGCTGTGCCCTTGAAAAGACAGGAAAATGTGTTGTCAAAACGACCGCCTGTTTCGAGGGCTGCTTCGTCTCAAGAAGGTTTATCTGAACTGGCTTCTGAAACTATTGTCAGAGGAAAGAATATACTGGGTGGTAGTACACTGCCATCTGAAG GTAGACGGGAGGCAGGGGGGAATCCACCTAACCAGACTGCTGAGATTCTGTCCTCCAAGAAAGATGTGCGCTACAGGAGAACCTCGTCTTGTGGGGATGCAGATGTATCCGAAACGACATCATTCAGTGACATGCTTAAAAGCAATGCGAAAAAGCCGCCACAACCAGAGAGTCATGCTGCTGCAGCTGCTACAGAATCCTCTGAAGGGGGGCGTAGCGGCAAGAAGAAAGGGAAGAAAGGGAGACAAATCGATCCTGCTCTTCTTGGTTTCAAGGTTACAAGCAACCGTATCATGATGGGGGAGATACAACATGCAGATGATTTGTAA
- the LOC108195870 gene encoding protein ESSENTIAL FOR POTEXVIRUS ACCUMULATION 1 isoform X1, whose translation MAERKLNLPDDLLSSKSADQSWIPHVEASGGNADEKMLGMLDESKDLLVSESSIPLSPQWLYAKPSDTKMEMRAPSTLSLGNSADANQKEAWRPEGADEKKDWRRIPTDADSGRRWREEERETGLLGRRDRRKTDRRVENAPGRESPDNRTVPAADRWHDVNNRGASHEAKRDGKWSSRWGPDDKEKEARTEKRADAEKEDVHGDNQMNVNNNRAVSERDADARDKWRPRHRMEGNSSGPGSYRAAPGFGPERGRVEGSNVGFAVGRGRASAVVRPPSSGPIGDADFDKERSVPGKLSFSREAYCYPRAKLLDIYRRHQHDPSFATMPDSLEEIPSVTQLTTVDPLAFVAPSIEEEAIVADIWNGKVINSGSSYNAYRKAKSSENSGDVVDLEDTTSKQGSLPVSISEMLVDSSERYQDDDVNQADDARFFPNEGDVHHDMARKTPMTLEGIGLDKITSKMSISNDSSRAQELSDAYQFASHMKNSDLAFAKHPLFDGIESNSSLSNVTTLAVDLSSSHDVKSSEQYYFGNKQVSEERPDYSEYQLERITPPEELSLFYCDPQGEIQGPFLGVDIISWFEQGFFGADLPVRLADASEETPFRQLGDVMPHLQGMTEYASNPDRSSKVETSGAFEGMLDAKLSASLPVPEMMDNPRWQMSDFDGISANNVQSRMSEHEGLLDVPYSEGQSFQEFVAQDEEIVFPGRPGSSGNPGRTSRGAGDLPASMFGEPSAKELLDSRMQSSKSNQLHPFGLLWSELEGTYSRNDNNSNMPFNGGIQDQHMNSIGLRGASLASADSTHGADSWPDAYRSNMPSEANMYHDVMDDIQLSRFDQESKRFDLAENLLPQQFQQHHLQQHNMLSHGHLNDPILERVSNRNMMHQQQLASQTGQDLEHLLALQLQQQRQLQLQQHHQLQQQQQQQILLKEQQQTQARHQLLEQLLQNQMGEPVRGQSRLDAVRSINAVDQVLLNQHMVNELQRPHHLSSNVDPSIEHLIQAKFGQTMHHGHQQSDLMDLISRSKHGQMQPMEHQILQEQLNGRQLAMGLRQRVEMEERQRGSAWPVDESIQFLGNSGGGAHRSGSAGIGQLEFYQQQQRPSPEEHMSNLERNLSLQDRIQRGLYNPSLMQFERSMSLPGGGPGMSLDMINSMARGQGLGMQEPSARMQPAGQGPGFSGVYSHQSSHPSSANLFHPSHLDAVEGQWSENNGQPPSDWMDSRIQQLQINERHKRQSEAGRAAEDPSLWMSAGSSDDTSKRLLMELLQQKPGHQPTEQLDATGVSYDKRLPPSSHSNHSFNLLSDREPDLNQPFAMGSYGSNSGGPLHNKVIEEQVGLETTERFLLRSNSGALNDRAQYFSGMNENSQAIYPNANMTGKSSTDFLDLERKMHGSKSEVGTRKISASESSDEFVQHEGVAASNRGDMPNNVMSRHTSQAGAAAGIYDNKMQRSSSVGEDVKDRMAAVPLKRQENVLSKRPPVSRAASSQEGLSELASETIVRGKNILGGSTLPSEAGRREAGGNPPNQTAEILSSKKDVRYRRTSSCGDADVSETTSFSDMLKSNAKKPPQPESHAAAAATESSEGGRSGKKKGKKGRQIDPALLGFKVTSNRIMMGEIQHADDL comes from the exons ATGGCTGAAAGAAAGCTCAATCTCCCCGACGATCTCCTCTCCTCCAAATCTGCCGATCAGTCCTGGATCCCTCACG TTGAAGCTTCTGGAGGGAATGCAGATGAAAAGATGTTAGGGATGCTTGATGAATCAAAAG ATCTATTGGTATCTGAAAGCAGCATTCCGTTGTCTCCCCAGTGGCTTTATGCTAAACCAAGCGACACCAAGATG GAAATGCGGGCACCTAGCACTTTATCACTTGGAAATTCTGCTGATGCCAATCAAAAAGAAGCTTGGCGTCCAGAGGGAGCTGATGAAAAGAAGGATTGGAGAAGAATACCGACTGATGCTGATAGTGGGCGACGCTGGCGTGAGGAAGAAAGAGAGACCGGCTTGCTTGGTAGAAGAGATCGCAGGAAAACTGATCGTCGTGTAGAAAATGCTCCTGGACGAGAAAGCCCAGATAACAGAACTGTGCCTGCAGCTGATAGGTGGCATGATGTTAATAACCGTGGTGCCAGTCACGAAGCTAAGCGTGATGGCAAATGGTCATCAAGGTGGGGTCCTGATGACAAAGAGAAGGAAGCTCGAACTGAGAAAAGAGCAGATGCTGAGAAGGAAGATGTTCATGGTGACAATCAAATGAATGTAAATAACAACCGTGCAGTTTCTGAGCGTGATGCAGACGCGCGTGACAAGTGGAGGCCACGTCATAGAATGGAGGGAAACTCTAGTGGACCAGGTTCTTACCGTGCTGCACCGGGGTTTGGACCAGAAAGAGGACGAGTAGAGGGTTCAAATGTGGGGTTTGCAGTTGGACGTGGGAGGGCTAGTGCAGTTGTTCGCCCTCCCTCTTCTGGTCCCATTGGTGATGCAGATTTTGACAAGGAGAGAAGCGTACCTGGGAAACTAAGCTTTTCACGTGAGGCGTATTGCTATCCGAGAGCAAAGCTTCTTGATATATACCGTAGACACCAGCATGATCCGTCTTTTGCTACCATGCCTGACAGTTTGGAGGAAATACCTTCTGTAACACAACTAACTACTGTTGATCCACTAGCTTTTGTGGCTCCTAGCATAGAGGAGGAG GCCATTGTTGCTGATATATGGAATGGAAAAGTTATCAATAGTGGCTCATCATATAATGCGTATAGAAAGGCTAAATCAAGTGAGAATTCTGGTG ATGTAGTAGACTTGGAAGATACCACTAGTAAACAGGGTAGTTTGCCTGTGAGTATATCAGAGATGCTGGTCGATTCCTCGGAAAGATACCAAGATGATGATGTGAATCAGGCTGACGATGCTAGATTTTTTCCCAATG AGGGAGATGTTCATCATGATATGGCACGGAAGACTCCCATGACTCTCGAGGGGATAGGTTTGGATAAAATTACATCGAAAATGTCAATCAGTAATGATAGCAGTCGTGCTCAAGAATTGAGTGATGCTTACCAATTCGCTTCTCATATGAAAAATTCTGATTTAGCTTTCGCCAAGCATCCTCTTTTCGATGGAATTGAATCCAACTCTTCACTTAGCAATGTTACTACTCTTGCTGTTGATCTAAGCTCGTCACATGATGTTAAATCCTCAGAGCAGTATTATTTTGGCAACAAGCAAGTATCAGAAGAAAGACCAGACTATAGTGAATATCAGCTGGAGAGGATTACCCCACCGGAGGAGTTGAGCCTTTTCTATTGTGATCCTCAGGGAGAAATTCAGGGGCCTTTTCTTGGGGTAGATATAATTTCATGGTTCGAACAAGGTTTTTTTGGAGCAGACTTGCCTGTGCGCTTGGCAGATGCTTCTGAGGAGACACCTTTTCGACAATTGGGTGATGTCATGCCACACCTACAAGGTATGACCGAGTATGCCAGTAACCCAGATAGAAGCTCTAAAGTAGAAACCTCTGGAGCATTTGAGGGGATGTTGGATGCCAAGTTATCAGCTTCTCTTCCTGTACCTGAAATGATGGACAATCCACGATGGCAAATGTCTGATTTTGATGGTATCTCAGCAAATAATGTGCAGTCAAGAATGTCTGAGCATGAAGGTTTATTGGACGTTCCTTATTCTGAGGGTCAATCCTTTCAAGAATTTGTTGCTCAAGACGAAG AAATAGTTTTTCCCGGACGACCTGGAAGTAGTGGCAACCCTGGGAGAACATCCAGGGGTGCAGGTGATCTCCCTGCAAGTATGTTTGGTGAACCTTCTGCAAAGGAGTTGTTAGATTCTCGCATGCAGAGCTCCAAAAGTAACCAGTTGCATCCATTTGGGTTATTATGGTCTGAACTTGAAGGAACATATTCGAGGAATGATAATAACTCAAATATGCCTTTCAATGGTGGGATTCAAGATCAGCACATGAACTCTATTGGTCTAAGGGGTGCTTCTTTAGCTTCAGCAGATTCGACTCATGGTGCTGATTCATGGCCTGATGCTTATAGAAGCAACATGCCGTCTGAAGCAAACATGTATCACGACGTCATGGATGATATACAGTTGTCACGTTTTGATCAAGAATCAAAGCGCTTTGATTTAGCAGAAAATCTTTTACCTCAACAATTTCAGCAACATCATCTGCAACAACACAATATGTTATCTCATGGACACCTGAATGATCCGATCCTGGAGCGAGTTTCAAATAGGAACATGATGCACCAGCAGCAGTTGGCGAGTCAAACAGGACAAGATCTGGAACACCTTTTGGCACTGCAGCTTCAGCAGCAACGACAACTTCAGCTTCAACAACACCACCAGCTGCAGCAGCAACAACAGCAGCAAATTCTTCTAAAAGAACAGCAGCAGACACAAGCCCGACATCAACTCCTTGAACaattgttgcagaatcaaatgGGTGAACCTGTTCGTGGGCAGTCTCGTCTTGATGCTGTAAGGTCTATTAATGCTGTAGATCAAGTTTTGTTAAATCAGCATATGGTAAATGAATTACAACGTCCCCATCACCTTTCAAGTAATGTGGATCCATCTATTGAGCATCTTATTCAAGCTAAATTCGGTCAAACAATGCATCATGGACATCAACAAAGTGATTTGATGGATCTTATATCGCGTTCAAAGCATGGGCAGATGCAGCCTATGGAACATCAAATCCTTCAAGAGCAGCTGAACGGACGGCAATTGGCAATGGGTTTGAGGCAGCGTGTGGAGATGGAGGAGAGACAGCGTGGTTCTGCCTGGCCTGTTGATGAGTCTATCCAGTTCCTCGGTAATTCTGGCGGTGGTGCTCATCGTTCGGGCTCTGCAGGAATTGGACAATTAGAATTTTACCAACAACAACAAAGACCATCTCCGGAGGAGCATATGAGCAACCTTGAACGGAATCTTTCATTGCAAGACCGAATTCAGCGAGGTCTTTATAATCCGAGCTTAATGCAATTTGAGAGGTCAATGTCTTTGCCTGGCGGTGGTCCTGGAATGAGCCTGGATATGATCAATTCAATGGCTCGTGGTCAAGGTTTGGGTATGCAGGAACCAAGTGCGCGAATGCAGCCTGCTGGCCAAGGTCCTGGGTTCTCTGGTGTCTACTCCCACCAATCTAGCCATCCTTCATCTGCAAATTTGTTCCACCCTTCTCATTTGGATGCCGTCGAGGGACAGTGGTCTGAGAATAATGGTCAACCACCTAGTGACTGGATGGATTCTAGGATTCAGCAATTACAAATTAATGAAAGGCAcaaaaggcaatctgaagctgGAAGGGCTGCTGAAGACCCAAGTTTATGGATGTCGGCCGGAAGCAGCGATGATACATCAAAGAGGTTGCTTATGGAACTGCTTCAGCAGAAACCAGGTCACCAGCCTACTGAGCAATTAGATGCAACTGGGGTATCCTATGATAAAAGGCTACCACCTTCTAGTCACTCAAATCATTCATTTAATCTTCTGTCAGATCGAGAACCAGATCTGAATCAACCATTTGCCATGGGTTCTTATGGTTCTAATTCAGGTGGGCCACTGCATAACAAAGTAATTGAAGAGCAGGTTGGTCTGGAAACCACTGAAAGGTTCTTGCTTAGATCTAATTCTGGAGCATTAAATGATAGAGCTCAATACTTTTCTGGTATGAATGAGAACTCTCAGGCAATATACCCAAATGCAAACATGACTGGCAAGTCTTCTACCGATTTTTTAGATTTGGAGCGAAAAATGCATGGTTCTAAGAGTGAAGTTGGAACAAGGAAAATATCTGCATCAGAGTCTAGTGATGAATTTGTTCAGCATGAAGGGGTGGCTGCTAGCAATCGTGGTGATATGCCGAATAATGTCATGAGTAGGCATACTTCGCAAGCTG GTGCGGCTGCTGGCATATATGATAACAAAATGCAGAGGAGCAGCTCTGTTGGAGAAGATGTTAAAGATAG GATGGCAGCTGTGCCCTTGAAAAGACAGGAAAATGTGTTGTCAAAACGACCGCCTGTTTCGAGGGCTGCTTCGTCTCAAGAAGGTTTATCTGAACTGGCTTCTGAAACTATTGTCAGAGGAAAGAATATACTGGGTGGTAGTACACTGCCATCTGAAG CAGGTAGACGGGAGGCAGGGGGGAATCCACCTAACCAGACTGCTGAGATTCTGTCCTCCAAGAAAGATGTGCGCTACAGGAGAACCTCGTCTTGTGGGGATGCAGATGTATCCGAAACGACATCATTCAGTGACATGCTTAAAAGCAATGCGAAAAAGCCGCCACAACCAGAGAGTCATGCTGCTGCAGCTGCTACAGAATCCTCTGAAGGGGGGCGTAGCGGCAAGAAGAAAGGGAAGAAAGGGAGACAAATCGATCCTGCTCTTCTTGGTTTCAAGGTTACAAGCAACCGTATCATGATGGGGGAGATACAACATGCAGATGATTTGTAA